Genomic DNA from Thiosocius teredinicola:
GGCACGATCGGAAAGCGTTCACCACGATGCAGATCGATCAACCGCTGGCCTGCCTTCAGCCCGGTTTCTTCACGCAGCTCACGACGTGCGGCCGCCGCTGCAGTCTCATCCCAGTTCAACGACCCGGTCACCGACTGCCAGAAACCGCGCGGCCGCGTGCGCTCCATCAACAACACGTCACCGTCGCGCGTACAGACGAGAATCAGAACCGATTCAGGACGCTTATACGTGTTGTTGCTCATTGGGCTGGCTGGCAGGCGCTACCGCATCCGGTGAGCGCCGCTGAAACAGGCTTGCGGCACACCGAGCATCGCGCGTGCCGCATTCCCGCCTGCCATCAGGCTTCGGCCTTCTTCTCCGCCGCCTGCGGCGTACGCACGCGCAGATGCAACTCGCGCAACTGACCTTGCGACACCTCTGAAGGCGCCTGGGTCAGCAGGCAGCTCGCGCTCTGGGTTTTCGGAAACGCCATGACATCGCGAATCGAAGAGGCACCACACATCAGCATGACCAGGCGGTCGAGACCGAAGGCCAGACCACCGTGCGGCGGACAACCGAACTTCAGCGCGTTGAGCAGAAAGCCGAATTTCTCTTGCGCTTCCTGTTCTTCGATACCCAGCAGGTGCAAGACCTTCTCCTGGACTTCCTGCTGGTGGATACGGATCGAGCCGCCACCGACCTCGGTGCCGTTGAGCACCATGTCGTAGGCGCGCGACAAGCATTCGCCCGGTGCCGATTGCAGCTGATCGAGCTGGTCGGCTTTGGGTGCCGTGAACGGGTGGTGCAAGGCCTGCCAGCGGCCCTCCCCTTCGTCCCATTCGAACATCGGGAAGTCGACGACCCACAACGGCTTCCATTCGCCTTCCATCAGGTTCAGATCGTTGCCCACCTTGACGCGCAAGGCACCGATCGCCTCGTTGACGATCGTCTGTTTGTCGGCACCGAAGAAGATCAGGTCGCCGTTCTGCGCGCCGGTGCGCTGCATGATGCCGTCGATCGCCGCATCGGTCAGGAACTTGAGGATCGGCGACTGCAGCCCTTCACGTCCCTGCGCGACGTCGTTGACTTTCACATAGGCCAAGCCCTTCGCACCGTAGATGCCGACGAACT
This window encodes:
- the nudB gene encoding dihydroneopterin triphosphate diphosphatase, which translates into the protein MSNNTYKRPESVLILVCTRDGDVLLMERTRPRGFWQSVTGSLNWDETAAAAARRELREETGLKAGQRLIDLHRGERFPIVPPWRARYAPDARVNREHWFLVELASRRMIRLDPKEHRQYRWLPADKAAQLASSWTNQKLIKAWAGRRGSRRLR